The sequence below is a genomic window from Desulfomonile tiedjei.
CTCCTGGAATCGCAATGCACCCCGCTGTCAGAATTCTTTACACTCTGGAAAAGAACATGGCGGTTACGCAAGCCACTGTCAGGATCTTTTACGTTTTGAAAATGAATGATTTTTATGCCACGGAGAGAGGTATGCGCGTTTGTACATTATTTGGCCGGCAAATGTCAATTATCCGAGGAGGGCGCGGGGACGGCCCCTCAAGATCTATCAGTGGAAACCAACAAAGATTCGGGTATCCGGCACTCTTCGTCTTCTTCGCGGCACCATTTTTTCTTGTACGCGTCCTGCAATTTATAGAGCAATTCATCTATGTCCATAGGCTTCATCAGATAGTCGAAAGCCCCCAACTCCATTCCTTGAATAGCGACCTCCACACTGGCATGCCCGGTTAGCATTATAACCTCCACTCCAGGACGGATCTTCTTGATCTCCCGTAGTGTCTGTATACCGTCCATGTCCGGCATGCGGACGTCGAGCACTACTACATCGACCGGGGTCTCCTTCAAGACATCGAGGGCCTCCTTACCGTTTGAAGCGGAGAAGACCTCAAGTTTCCTCTTCTTGAGCCTCTTGACGAGCGTTTCCAAGAAATCGGGCTCATCATCCACCAAAAGCACTCTGAACTCAGTCACTTGCTTAACCTCCCGAAGAGGGACTGGTTTGTTAAGATCTCAATGCACCCTCGTGGCCGGAGAAGCGTACTTTCCGTCAGGCATTCATTTCCCACCGGCCTTCCGACGTGCCGCTGATCCCTCTGACAAAGAGAGCGAAGTCATCCGGGTTAGTC
It includes:
- a CDS encoding response regulator, with product MTEFRVLLVDDEPDFLETLVKRLKKRKLEVFSASNGKEALDVLKETPVDVVVLDVRMPDMDGIQTLREIKKIRPGVEVIMLTGHASVEVAIQGMELGAFDYLMKPMDIDELLYKLQDAYKKKWCREEDEECRIPESLLVSTDRS